A stretch of Castanea sativa cultivar Marrone di Chiusa Pesio chromosome 2, ASM4071231v1 DNA encodes these proteins:
- the LOC142625054 gene encoding uncharacterized protein LOC142625054 → MDGSWVPPTFPWYKVNVDAAIFSHLGATGIGVIIRDHFGSVIAALSKRLPLPLAPLEAEAKALDEATVFAWNIGVRDVIFETDSIIVCHAMESPTDAPVSISTVVIGLCSRLSEFRTFQASHVG, encoded by the coding sequence ATGGATGGTAGTTGGGTCCCACCTACATTCCCATGGTACAAGGTCAACGTGGACGCTGCAATTTTCTCCCACCTCGGCGCAACTGGAATCGGTGTGATCATACGGGACCACTTTGGTTCGGTCATAGCTGCCCTTAGCAAGCGCCTCCCACTTCCTTTGGCACCTTTAGAAGCAGAGGCCAAAGCACTAGATGAAGCTACTGTTTTTGCATGGAACATAGGAGTCAGAGATGTAATTTTTGAAACTGATTCCATTATTGTTTGCCATGCTATGGAGAGCCCCACTGATGCCCCGGTCTCTATCTCTACTGTAGTCATAGGACTTTGTTCCAGATTAAGTGAATTTCGGACATTTCAAGCCTCACACGTGGGATAA
- the LOC142625053 gene encoding uncharacterized protein LOC142625053, with the protein MARGCSNTKTIILDYFEAIFRSYGPTDSSLLVDAVQPVVTEEMNRFLTRPFTAAEVHKALRHMHLKKSPGPDGMPPLFYQHFWSLIGDCVIKTVLDFLNLGIIPPKFNETHIVFIPKIKNPMKVTQYRPISLCNVISRLTSKVIANRLKRFLPYIVSEYQSAFMSDRLIIDNVIVAFETMHHLNKKKKWNTPQAIQEEIKNRFGVEVIRQHETYLGLPSLVERSKKHTFRALKEKLDKKLSGWKEKLLSQAGKEVLIKAVAQALPTYTMSVFKLPNSLCDELIGMIRRFWWSQKEGKNKMAWLSWDKMCAPKEKGGLGFRDLKAFNLALLAKQGRRRQMNSHSLVHRVGDGKSIDIWTDRWLPRPSTFQLLTPPAQLPANAKVESLIDQENGEWNLDMIHQNFLQDDVTSILSIPLSRHKPQDRMIWAYTPKGRFTVNSAYKVAISMTQSSKLAETSHGDEQTRFGASFRASTCLTKPNSLDGKHAKTSYLPKLTSTIEESLMSPLVKPAL; encoded by the exons ATGGCAAGAGGATGCTCAAACACTAAGACCATCATTTTGGACTACTTCGAGGCTATCTTTCGCTCCTATGGACCTACTGATTCATCACTCCTTGTTGACGCGGTCCAACCTGTAGTAACAGAAGAGATGAACAGATTCCTTACTCGGCCTTTTACAGCTGCAGAAGTTCACAAGGCACTCAGACATATGCATCTGAAAAAATCCCCCGGTCCTGATGGTATGCCACCTCTCTTTTATCAACATTTTTGGTCTCTTATAGGTGATTGTGTTATAAAAACTGTTCTTGATTTTCTGAACTTGGGTATTATCCCTCCAAAATTCAATGAAACACATATTGTCttcattccaaaaataaaaaaccccaTGAAAGTGACTCAGTACAGACCGATAAGTCTATGTAATGTTATCTCTAGACTCACATCCAAGGTCATTGCAAATAGACTGAAGCGTTTTCTGCCATATATTGTTAGTGAATATCAGAGTGCATTTATGTCTGACCGCCTCATCATTGATAATGTTATTGTTGCTTTTGAAACTATGCATcaccttaataaaaaaaagaagtg GAACACCCCACAAGCCATAcaagaagagataaaaaatcGCTTTGGAGTGGAGGTTATTCGACAGCATGAGACTTATTTGGGCCTTCCATCTTTAGTGGAGAGATCGAAAAAACACACCTTCAGGGCTTTAAAAGAAAAGCTTGACAAAAAACTCTCTGGCTGGAAAGAAAAACTGTTATCCCAAGCCGGTAAAGAGGTTCTCATTAAAGCAGTTGCACAAGCACTACCCACATACACAATGAGTGTTTTCAAGCTCCCTAATTCACTATGTGATGAGTTAATTGGAATGATTCGAAGATTTTGGTGGAGCCAAAAGgagggtaaaaataaaatggcatGGTTGAGCTGGGATAAAATGTGTgcaccaaaagaaaaaggagggtTGGGATTTAGAGATCTCAAAGCATTCAACTTAGCTCTTTTAGCTAAACAAGGAAGGCGACGGCAGATGAACTCTCACTCTTTGGTTCATAGA GTAGGAGACGGCAAATCCATTGACATTTGGACTGACCGTTGGCTGCCAAGGCCTTCCACATTCCAACTCCTAACACCTCCTGCCCAACTTCCAGCAAACGCAAAGGTAGAATCTCTCATTGACCAAGAGAATGGGGAGTGGAACCTTGACATGATCCACCAAAACTTTCTCCAAGATGATGTCACCTCAATTCTTAGCATTCCACTAAGTCGTCACAAACCGCAAGACCGCATGATCTGGGCATACACACCAAAGGGGCGTTTCACTGTCAACAGTGCATATAAGGTGGCGATATCTATGACACAATCCTCAAAGTTGGCAGAAACATCCCATGGGGATGAGCAGACCCGGTTTGGCGCAAGCTTTCGGGCCTCCACGTGCCTAACAAAACCAAACTCTTTGGATGGAAAGCATGCAAAGACATCCTACCTACCAAAGCTAACCTCTACCATAGAGGAGTCATTGATGAGCCCACTTGTGAAGCCTGCACTCTAG